One window from the genome of Bacteroidota bacterium encodes:
- the eno gene encoding phosphopyruvate hydratase — MPTILDLQAREILDSRGNPTVEVDCKLSDGSFGRFGVPSGASTGEHEAVELRDGDKKRYGGKGVLAAVANVNGAIKSALAGKDASNQRAIDEVLIALDGTPNKATLGANAILGASMALAKASALSAGLPLYRYLARLAGTKEPFLLPTPQMNILNGGVHADGLLDFQEFMIMPVSPKTFREALRMGAEVFHTLKTVLKKRGLNTNVGDEGGFAPALTSNRETLELIVQAIEQAGYKPGNDVVLALDSASSEMWRDGSYELYKSKPGTMLSIEDMVQEYESLTRNYPIRSIEDGMAENDWKGWKMQTDAIGKTVQLVGDDLFVTNKSFLERGIKEGVANAILIKLNQIGTLTETLDTIALAKNAGYGTVISHRSGETEDAAIADLAVGTGAGQIKTGSASRSERMAKYNQLLRIEEELAGKSQFLGAQALTHS, encoded by the coding sequence ATGCCAACCATTCTCGACCTGCAAGCTCGCGAAATTCTGGACTCGCGTGGCAACCCCACAGTTGAAGTAGACTGCAAATTATCCGATGGTTCATTCGGTCGCTTTGGCGTACCAAGCGGCGCCTCGACTGGCGAGCACGAAGCCGTCGAACTCCGCGATGGTGACAAAAAGCGATACGGTGGAAAGGGGGTTCTGGCTGCAGTCGCGAATGTAAACGGTGCAATCAAGTCGGCACTCGCCGGTAAGGATGCTTCCAACCAGCGCGCAATCGACGAAGTATTAATCGCGTTGGATGGCACACCGAACAAAGCCACGCTCGGTGCGAATGCGATCTTGGGCGCCTCCATGGCCCTGGCAAAAGCATCCGCATTATCTGCAGGACTTCCGCTCTATCGCTATCTCGCGCGATTGGCCGGGACGAAAGAACCGTTCCTTCTTCCGACGCCACAGATGAACATTCTAAATGGTGGAGTCCATGCTGATGGACTGCTCGATTTTCAGGAGTTTATGATCATGCCGGTAAGTCCCAAGACTTTCCGCGAAGCACTTCGGATGGGTGCTGAAGTCTTTCACACCCTTAAGACTGTGCTCAAGAAGCGGGGGCTCAATACCAACGTTGGCGATGAAGGTGGCTTTGCACCGGCATTGACATCCAACCGCGAGACGCTCGAATTAATCGTCCAGGCGATCGAGCAGGCCGGATACAAGCCCGGCAATGATGTGGTACTCGCGCTCGACTCAGCTTCGAGTGAGATGTGGCGCGATGGGTCGTACGAACTATATAAGTCGAAACCCGGAACGATGCTCTCAATCGAAGATATGGTCCAGGAGTACGAATCCCTGACTCGCAACTACCCCATTCGCTCTATTGAAGATGGCATGGCCGAGAATGATTGGAAGGGCTGGAAAATGCAGACCGATGCGATTGGAAAGACCGTGCAACTTGTTGGGGACGATCTATTCGTCACAAACAAATCATTTCTCGAGCGCGGAATCAAAGAAGGCGTGGCCAATGCAATCCTTATCAAGTTGAACCAGATCGGCACGCTGACTGAGACACTCGATACTATCGCATTGGCAAAAAATGCTGGCTATGGCACGGTAATCAGTCACCGTTCCGGTGAAACGGAGGACGCCGCCATTGCCGATTTGGCTGTCGGTACTGGCGCCGGACAAATCAAGACCGGCTCGGCGTCTCGCTCCGAGCGGATGGCGAAATACAATCAACTGCTTCGGATTGAGGAGGAATTGGCTGGCAAGTCCCAATTTCTTGGAGCGCAGGCATTGACACATTCATAA
- a CDS encoding OmpA family protein encodes MLRPIFVSVLCLLAGIAHGQTTAGKEFWFGFMYNDSGVRNPIELSVYVSSPTHTNGTLRVPGAGFEQSFSVEPGVGTVIHVPSGIGMVRTSEQIEQRAIHIESESIVACFALNYSAQTADASVILPAKALGREYRVMAYTPAGYPSECMVVATMDSTQIEITPTAPTLAGHKADLPFTIILSRGEEYQVQSNGDLTGTRIIASRPVAVFGGSSCASIPPGTDFSDHLYEQMYPLSAWGKNFITIPLKTRKGDTYRILASEDSTRVGIGKTFQMLNAGKFYECVLREPTSIRASKSIAVAQYSNSTEYDHVEDADPFMILLSPNEQMQTGVTFNAFASKVITAYYLNVLVPASGRSVLRLDGRPVVLNRVTIDPNYYYGQLDISAGDHTLGCDNGFVAYVYGYGHAESYGYSAGASIKAIEHYAMVRGRALDKKTQKPIAAKIVYDVLPEGRPAGVVNTDPTTGAYNAILSSGAQYGIRAEAPGYYAISDNLDARDTTDDLQVTRDLELAPIEVGQVVRLNNVFFDLNEAILRPESFPELDRVVKLLKENPDLAIAVGGHTDNTGLEDKNMQLSIDRAAAVCAYITHAGITETRVSAKGFGDTKPIGSNDTDDGRRQNRRVEFAIVK; translated from the coding sequence ATGCTTCGCCCTATTTTTGTCTCCGTTCTATGCTTGTTAGCAGGTATCGCACACGGTCAAACGACCGCTGGCAAGGAATTCTGGTTCGGGTTCATGTATAACGATTCCGGCGTTCGGAACCCGATCGAGCTTTCAGTATATGTTTCTTCACCTACGCATACGAATGGCACCCTTAGAGTTCCGGGTGCCGGCTTCGAGCAGTCTTTCAGCGTAGAACCGGGAGTCGGCACCGTTATTCACGTACCGTCCGGAATCGGAATGGTCCGAACCTCAGAACAGATTGAGCAGCGAGCGATCCATATTGAAAGCGAGTCAATCGTTGCATGCTTCGCGCTGAATTACAGCGCGCAAACAGCGGATGCCAGCGTTATCTTGCCTGCAAAGGCGCTCGGCCGCGAGTATCGGGTGATGGCCTACACGCCGGCGGGCTATCCGAGTGAGTGCATGGTGGTCGCAACAATGGATTCAACGCAAATCGAAATCACTCCAACCGCTCCTACCCTCGCCGGACACAAAGCGGATCTTCCCTTTACCATCATACTTTCACGTGGCGAGGAGTATCAGGTTCAGTCCAATGGCGACTTAACAGGCACGCGGATTATCGCATCCCGACCGGTTGCGGTCTTCGGCGGCTCGTCCTGCGCATCGATCCCGCCCGGCACGGATTTCTCCGATCATCTTTACGAACAAATGTATCCGCTCTCGGCGTGGGGTAAGAATTTCATCACGATCCCGCTAAAAACGCGTAAGGGGGACACATACCGAATCCTTGCTTCTGAGGACTCCACCCGCGTGGGAATTGGGAAGACTTTTCAGATGCTGAATGCGGGCAAGTTCTATGAGTGCGTTCTTCGCGAACCTACAAGTATTCGCGCATCGAAATCGATTGCAGTTGCGCAATATAGCAATAGCACTGAGTACGATCATGTAGAAGATGCCGATCCGTTTATGATTCTTCTCAGCCCCAACGAGCAAATGCAGACCGGGGTCACGTTCAATGCGTTTGCATCGAAAGTAATCACGGCGTATTACCTGAACGTGCTCGTCCCGGCTAGCGGCCGCAGTGTACTCCGCTTGGATGGCAGGCCAGTCGTGCTGAATCGGGTCACAATAGACCCAAATTATTATTACGGGCAACTTGACATTAGTGCTGGCGATCATACCCTTGGCTGCGACAATGGCTTCGTCGCATACGTCTATGGTTACGGTCATGCAGAGTCGTATGGATATTCCGCCGGCGCATCCATCAAGGCAATCGAACATTATGCCATGGTGCGTGGTCGTGCGCTTGACAAGAAGACCCAGAAGCCGATTGCCGCAAAGATCGTCTACGATGTTTTGCCCGAAGGGCGTCCCGCCGGTGTCGTCAATACCGATCCCACCACCGGCGCATATAACGCAATTCTCTCCTCTGGCGCGCAGTATGGCATTCGCGCAGAGGCGCCGGGTTACTACGCGATCAGCGATAATCTGGACGCTCGGGATACCACGGACGATTTGCAGGTAACCCGTGATCTCGAACTGGCGCCGATCGAAGTTGGTCAGGTCGTTCGTCTCAACAACGTCTTTTTCGATCTCAATGAAGCAATCTTACGGCCTGAGTCATTTCCAGAACTCGATCGGGTCGTCAAACTCTTGAAGGAGAATCCGGATCTCGCGATTGCAGTCGGTGGACACACGGATAATACCGGTCTTGAGGATAAGAATATGCAACTTTCAATAGACCGCGCTGCTGCCGTCTGCGCCTATATCACGCACGCAGGCATCACGGAGACTCGGGTATCGGCCAAGGGATTTGGCGACACCAAACCGATCGGATCGAACGATACCGACGATGGTCGTCGACAAAATCGCCGTGTGGAATTTGCAATCGTGAAATAG
- a CDS encoding tetratricopeptide repeat protein, with the protein MTHSPNPTSAELREALHKCEGRYLTDAEGAIAEVHKVLSCARSSGDSALIAMCLMELGRAHRQQPDLLKAGDYFREALGMFTSLGDGQGIPLALQGLGTVHSASGNLPEAVRCFNGALPLAQSNQDWYTVQRIFNSWGIVSIRSGDYAGAMHTFGECLASLADHPDEYLESSVLANIGAIFERSEEYETAAEHFERSLAIARRLQDDRQVTSTLVFLANTRLHENRLEEARICIEEALQLSTKHNLQDLKSQILISLAELTLLGSTPGDALRYLTEARELVEATPNKIHLQKVEHAIGATYLQLGDLEKAEIALGRALELAERVASPQLLYETNLLYSEIATKQLDYKRANEYLHAALKQHELLHSETNRQAVRALEVRMALNTYRRRRDARNQETNELTAAVAETQTESSQAQ; encoded by the coding sequence TTGACGCATTCTCCCAATCCAACCAGTGCTGAACTCCGCGAGGCTCTGCATAAATGTGAAGGGCGCTATTTGACGGATGCGGAAGGGGCTATTGCGGAAGTGCACAAAGTGCTTTCGTGTGCCCGGTCTTCCGGGGATTCTGCACTGATTGCCATGTGTCTGATGGAGCTTGGCCGTGCCCATCGTCAGCAGCCCGATCTGTTGAAAGCCGGAGATTATTTTCGAGAAGCACTTGGCATGTTCACCTCGCTTGGAGATGGTCAGGGTATCCCACTGGCCCTTCAGGGACTTGGAACTGTCCACAGCGCATCCGGAAACTTGCCGGAAGCCGTTCGCTGCTTCAATGGCGCACTCCCACTTGCGCAGTCCAATCAGGATTGGTACACCGTGCAACGCATTTTCAATAGCTGGGGTATAGTCTCCATCCGATCGGGCGATTATGCCGGTGCCATGCATACGTTTGGGGAATGTCTTGCTTCACTGGCTGATCATCCAGATGAATATCTCGAATCTAGCGTACTTGCCAATATCGGCGCGATTTTCGAGCGCAGCGAAGAATACGAAACTGCCGCCGAGCATTTTGAGCGCTCACTGGCGATTGCCAGACGACTCCAGGACGATCGGCAGGTCACATCCACTTTGGTATTCCTCGCCAATACGCGGCTGCATGAGAATCGACTCGAGGAGGCACGGATTTGCATTGAAGAGGCGCTGCAACTGAGCACGAAGCACAATCTTCAGGACCTGAAATCACAGATACTCATCAGCCTTGCTGAACTCACATTGTTGGGAAGCACTCCGGGTGATGCCCTTCGCTACCTCACAGAGGCACGCGAACTCGTTGAAGCGACACCAAATAAGATCCACCTGCAAAAAGTGGAGCACGCTATTGGAGCCACGTATTTACAATTGGGCGATTTGGAGAAGGCCGAAATTGCGCTCGGCCGCGCACTTGAACTTGCCGAGCGGGTGGCAAGTCCGCAATTGTTATATGAGACCAATCTCCTGTATTCGGAGATTGCGACAAAACAGCTCGATTATAAGCGGGCCAATGAATATCTGCACGCCGCGTTGAAGCAACATGAGCTTTTGCACAGTGAGACCAACCGCCAAGCAGTCCGAGCGCTGGAAGTGCGCATGGCGCTGAACACTTACCGACGCAGGCGTGACGCACGCAATCAGGAGACGAACGAGTTGACTGCGGCGGTAGCAGAGACTCAAACAGAATCTTCTCAAGCCCAATGA